The nucleotide sequence GTACGTTTTAACAGTCTTTTTTCGTGTGTTCCGTGTtccaaaaaaaatcaaagtttaaGAAATGTCGAGCTCCCCGGCTGTTTTCTGGTGATGAACAGTCTGTGAACCCTCAATTTTAAATTTCAGATCCCCTAACCCTTGTTCACAGTCTCTTCAATCAAATTTTTTGGGGTCTTcaaagatttttaattatttttaatctatAACCTTTTGTAAGTAAATAAACATGCAAGTCAACTcagttttaacttttattttacatATGGGCTATGTAAACCCATATGTAAGATTTGACTATGATAACAAGTTTAATATgtgaattaaaatataaatattactcATTTTTCACGTATATTGGTCTTTCTCAAGATATCTTCAGTACCTAACTTAAGAAAACTATTCTACTTAAAAAACTCATTTTTCTAACTAATTAATACATTTGAATATAAAGGATTACACAAAGCTGTTAATAGAattaaatggaaaatagtaactaCATTAGTAAAAGTTTGTTCGAAGATTAAACAAAGTTGTTGTTTCTGAAATCGCTAAAACACTTTCATAGCAAATGTCATATCAGTTTTACACCTCTCTCAGCAACATCATTAACAActaaccattttttttaaagttcattGCTTtatgtggggggggggggtgtatggtttgaaatcaacatatcaagcacattttaaAAAAGACCATAAactatttaaaacaaatttcacagtttTTCTTCAATGTGATTTCTCAAATGCCTTTTCAATTCACTTTTGGTAGAAAACTGTTTTAAGCAAGTTTCTCACTTGTATGGTTTTCTCTACTATGCattctcaaatgtgtttttaaactaCTTGCTTGGttaaaacgtttaaaacaaatctcgcacttgtaTGGTTtatctccagtgtgcactctcaaatgtattttcaaatccCTTGCAGTACGAAATTGTTTTAAGCAAGTTTCACACTTATATGGTTTTTCTCCGCTGTGTATTCTTAAATGTTCTTTTAAAGTACTTGCTTTATTGAAATGCTcacaacaaatttcacacttatatggtttttccccagtgtgcactctcaaatgttgttttaaattacttgcttgactaaattgcttaaaacaaatttcacacttatgatgTTTTTCTCTTGTGTGAACTGTCATGTGAACAGTTAATTGATATTTATGagcaaactgcttaaaacaaatttcacacttataaggtttttctccagtatgtattAGCAAATGACTTTTTAAAATACCCGATTGAGAAAACTGCCTacaacaaatctcacacttgtaaggggtttctccagtgtgtactctcgaATGTCTTTTCAAATGACTTGAATggttaaactgcttaaaacaaatctcacacttgtacggtttttccccagtgtgcactctcaaatgtgttttcaaagcaCTTGTAGTACCAAACTGTTTTAAGCAAGTTTCACACCTGtatggcttttctccagtgtgtactttCGAATGACTTTTCAAATGACTTGAATgattaaactgcttaaaacaaatctcacattCGTAAGGTCTTTGTCTATTCGCACCTTTCATATTTTGGTCTAATGCTTTTCCTTCATCTTGTCGACTCATGCAATTTTCTCTATCAGGTGAATGTTTAGGTAGTGTCTCCATAATGTCCAATTTGCTCTCCTCTTGGGAATaacctaaaataaaaacaaaataaatatatgcaTAAGGGAAAATGGATGTAAAAAAAACAAATGCAATAATCAAAATAAAGCATAATAAAATTGGATAACTTTTTGTAAGAAAGTAGGTGTAGCAAGTGTTGCTACAGCTCTGGTagtaatagtatattgtgcaacaaatgcagaaaggtactaatttctcacgagtttggaAAGTTGCGGCACGAGCGCAAGCCAGTTCAAACTGGCGTTAGAACTGGCGATTCAAACGAGTGaaaaattacctttctgcacgtgttacacactatactttttttacaaccacagtttttgctagaaataaaaattacaattacCAAAAAAAGacttattataataataaattataaattgtatttaattaatactaatcaatttaaattccttattcctaaacaaattacacagaaatcagttaaaaaattaatgcactgccttaattgtagttattgttaaaatttaaaacttgcttaacccggcacctgccacgtggctttgcaaggcatcaactgccacgtggggtgctcacagcaccccttaaaaattttctgtgatctacttgtttataaacaaaataatgtgttgagttacacaagaatataaaaaaaaacatgttttattaacttattagctactaatatattataaaagttttttttttgttattacaataaaaaaaatataaatctgacctgtttatcaaaaacaaaaaaaatttactgccagatgatgacaccccaattcgaattTAGAGCTACaatttcagaatgacactaaataaccacttcaaacacaaacagatctatgctatataatattattgaaagctactatgacgcacaggacggttaacaaatttgaaataccaaatatttgatgaaaatgtgttatggggtgctggtagcaccccacgtggcaggtgccgggttaatattCACGTTATCAGCAGGTAACTAGACAAACAATTatatttatcgccaaccgtcactaaagtcattcattattgtactcatttgccctcatttgcggcagtaaagtaacactttattgtactgaaagaagaattctACTTTAcctcgatggcagtaatcgaatggcgagtatttgagtagataatttatttactttaattattaaaaatattgtacgcaatttgcgatattatcaattaaatttatgtcaaaaagtgaaattctgtagtattttgtaattatattcatataaaataaattaaaactttaccgatttagtaattattcaatattgataactatcgattaaaaatcgaaagcggccatcttgcaagttGTCTGTCAtcactagacttaggcaaattgcatattatgcataaaaaatgccaaaatgtaaaattttgcatatttttataaaaatgtgcataaagtgcatatttACAACTTGAGATTGTAGTTGTAATTGTACATATTCATGAAATAAATCAACAAATAGCTTTAAAATCTCAATACTTAATTTTGTTTCACTATCACTAGATATTAGAGATTTTTCCTTGAATAAAAGGGTTACAAAATCTGCCAGTTTATACCTctgggtaaaaatttttattgggtTGGTAAATTTAAGAAATCACTTttgttatgaaaaaataagatctcaaaaattcaaatcattcaatagtgtgatgaaataaaattgttttctcaTAATAGTATTAGTTTACGTTTATTTGGCTAAAAATAAAATCACATATATTGGACTAAATTAAGTGCTTTTAATTTATGCTCATAGTATTTTTTCTTCGATAAATAGAATAAACCAAGTGTCATTCTTTCCCAGTCATATCTTGATATTTTCAAGATTACTACATCGATTTCTATTGAtatgtttaatttaaatattttgaattaaatttgaaaaaatcctCAGTTACATCTGTTGATATAAAAAGAAGTTTTTCCATTTACAAATATATGCACTCAGAAGCCATAAgtgtttgttaaaaaattttgaacaacatatttgtttaaatatttttttattattacatgcatattttcgagataaacatgcatatttttttgcaaaatactgcatatttatgcgcatattttacaggtttttatttgcatatttgcctaagtctagtcatcactgttatgaaattattatgacgtctaaaatttaaaaagttcttaaattgtaaattgcaagtaagtgttaaaaccaatatcaaattatgttggcaaatattattttatatcaataaaacatatcttaaccgatttgtcaaatataccagcaaacgagaagtaaactcaatcttcccagggacatatctgagcttcttagagacaatagaaatatcaacaatatcatacagtttttaacggaaataggaataataaaagacatttaattgtatcacaaatttttcaggtatactttttgttagtacatatcgatggttaagagcacagatatagtatgtccactttttgctgattttaagataacattataaaaatattcagtaGGGTGATACGAATGTTCTGCATAATTATTGTAAGTTCAGAATGATTGTAAATGGGTTAAACGGCCTTGCCAAAATATAGTATTTCCCATTTGTACTAAAAACCGACTTGCACAGATATTTTATGTCCGTTTGGAAGTGCACAAACATAGTATGTTTTGGGCCATACAATATTAGTGCTCACGCGATCAAACTTATCATGGCTGTAAATACTGTTTGTCCGGACATGCAGTAACATACCTTATGTTGTATATCCATACACATTTtcaaaaagaatatttttttacccaataatacataatattttaaataatatctacATTAAGCTAATAATGATACCCGAACTTATTACCCAAACATTATGATACATCGGTATATCAGCAGTATCAAACAAAAAGTAACGCGAAAACTTCAAAACGTTCTCCTCAACAATTAAGATATTTGGACATACTATATCTGCGCTCTTAACCATCGatatgtatttacttaatattacaatttctttttatttttaatatgtactttccattgttgtcgtttataaccccagtggttcggacgacattaaatttaaaaaatatatgttggcgataaaattttgtatgcaccacgtcagtaaagactccttatcgaactcgtctgttactcgcctcgctcgctcttctcgtaatatcagactcgtccgataaagagtcactttactgacttggtacataaataactattatgcaGTCACGTATTTGCACCATACTTCGTTCGGGCCCCGTaacattgaaatccaatatgtgaggttttctccaaaaaaagttccaaccacgtggggagagtcctgtgttgccctgggtaacatccaggtttatctataa is from Diabrotica virgifera virgifera chromosome 9, PGI_DIABVI_V3a and encodes:
- the LOC126878443 gene encoding zinc finger protein 239-like is translated as METLPKHSPDRENCMSRQDEGKALDQNMKGANRQRPYECEICFKQFNHSSHLKSHSKVHTGEKPYRCETCLKQFGTTSALKTHLRVHTGEKPYKCEICFKQFNHSSHLKRHSRVHTGETPYKCEICCRQFSQSGILKSHLLIHTGEKPYKCEICFKQFAHKYQLTVHMTVHTREKHHKCEICFKQFSQASNLKQHLRVHTGEKPYKCEICCEHFNKASTLKEHLRIHSGEKPYKCETCLKQFRTARDLKIHLRVHTGDKPYKCEICFKRFNQASSLKTHLRMHSRENHTSEKLA